CGCCGTGATGCTCGTCGTTATAGCCAAAGTCCCGCTTAAGCAGTTCTTCCCGAAGATCGCCGAACTCTGGCTCGTCACCGCCAGCACCACAAGCAGCTCCGGCAGCCTGCCCGTCACGATAAGCGTATCGCGGGACAAGCTGGGAGTATCCGGGAACCTCGCAGGCTTCGTGCTGCCGCTCGGCGCGACGATGAATATGAACGGCGGCGCCTGCTTCTACGCCGCGACGGTCATCTTCGTCTCGCACCTCTACGGGATGCCGCTTGCGATCGGGCAGCAGTTTTTCGTCATCACGCTGACGGCGCTAATCTCAGTCGGATGCCCCGGTGTGCCTGGCGGCGCGATAATCATGTCTACGATGCTGCTGACGACGATGGGACTGCCTCTCGAAGTGGTCGGCATGATTGCGGGAATATTCCGCCTCATCGACATGGGAACGACGACGCTTAACTGCACCGGCGACGTGGTGACCTCGCTCTGTATCGGACGCGGAGAAAATATGATCGACGACGCCGTCCTCAATGACAGTCTCGCAAAGAGCAAGGTCTCATTTTAAGACGGAAGTTTACCCTGAAAAGAGTGGCCGCACTCCCGCGTCTCTGCCGCGGAAGCCGCCTGTCAGACTACGGTCAGGCCAATGAGCTTCGCGAGCTCCACCGCCTGCGCCGCCGTCACCTTCGCGCCGCGCAGCTCGTAGAGGGTATCGGAGAGGGAGATGCCGTCGATAATGCAGTCCGAGAGGTCTATCCCCTTGAGAGGGCTTTTGAAAAACTCGGCCGCCGTGAGGTCTGTCCCACGGAACTGCGCGCGCCGGAACTTGACGTCGGAGAGAACCGCCTCCCTCAAAGAGGAGGCGCCAACCTCGCAGCCGTCCCAGAGCGTCTCGCTGAAGTTCGCATACCGAAAATTACATCCCTCGATCGAGACACCCTTAAAGAGGGCGCGCGTGAAAACGCTCCCCACGGCCTTTAAATCGCGAAAGGAAGACTTACGCCATAAACTGTCACGGAAGCGGCAGTTAGAAATATCCGAGTTTTCAAACGAGACGGAGTTGAAGCGCGCCGCGTTAAATTCGCAGCGGATAAAGCGGCACTTGACAAAGCGCACGGAGTCAAAGCGGAGCGCCGAAAGATCAAGCTCCGCAACCTCCTCGTTCTCAAAGAGGGCCTCCTCTACCGGCATGTCCCCCGCGAGCGCGGCGGCAATCATCTCTGACAGCATCATACATATCCTCCCCGCCGCCTTAGCGGCAACAGAAGGATAGCATAACGAAAAGCTCCCGTGAACAGGGCAATTTCTGTCTCTCCCATAACAAAAAACGCGCAGCGTCTCCGGCCTCTTACTGAGCCGTTTATCTGTATGTTCATTGATGCGGCGGCCGGCGGTTCGGGGTATAAATCATATGATGCGCGGCCACATCGCTACACAGGGGGGCAACATGATAAAACTGCCTAAGATAAAGCTAATGGATTTCACCGATCCCTCGGAATCCTTCCTGCTCGCGGTCATTCTCGCGGCGGC
This region of Cloacibacillus sp. genomic DNA includes:
- a CDS encoding pentapeptide repeat-containing protein translates to MMLSEMIAAALAGDMPVEEALFENEEVAELDLSALRFDSVRFVKCRFIRCEFNAARFNSVSFENSDISNCRFRDSLWRKSSFRDLKAVGSVFTRALFKGVSIEGCNFRYANFSETLWDGCEVGASSLREAVLSDVKFRRAQFRGTDLTAAEFFKSPLKGIDLSDCIIDGISLSDTLYELRGAKVTAAQAVELAKLIGLTVV